From Corticium candelabrum chromosome 9, ooCorCand1.1, whole genome shotgun sequence:
ATACAATGTGAGGCGACTTGCAATCAGCCCATGGAAATGTGTAAGCAATAAACAGAAGCGAGAAGAAATTGGGCAACATTGCGGTGACCCGGATAACTATGTTAATGTCGTACTACCCCGGATGTCTGGGTAAACTAGAGAGTAAAGTGTAGAGGACAGCAAATGTAGACTCGAACCAGTCGTCTCCTCgtgcgcgctccacgtgttttagcacgtgctttgTGGTAGACGGACCAAGAATAGGTGTTGTGCGAACTGGCCTCTATTGTCcattgtgtacatgtgacagaCGGAAAAGAACAGGTCGTGCCAAACCTCAAATGCAATTAGTACAATTAAGTAATTAGAGTGCACTAGAGCTACAATAGAGAGGCAATTGAATTCTGATGCCTGCGCTCGCGCTCTAGAGAAACAGTCGGCGCGCTCACGCCCAGCAGTCGACCCAAGTCATGCTCAAGTCAACTCTCTGTCTGCTGCCTTTTGCGCTACTGACTGTCGCTCAGTCGACCTCCTACGTTCCAACCACTTCGTACGACGTCCAAGATTACGGTGTCTAGCTATTCTAGCCTGCAAGATGGTAATTGTAGATTGAAGAAACTGGACGGAATTTTTCGTTTTTCTAGGAAATTGCTACAGCAATCTGCCTCGTCCGCCTGTCGGCGGCGAGTTTCGCATCAATGCGATGAAGATGGGCGTTGTTTCGTTGACATACTCGTGCAAATCGAGATACAATCTCGTTGGTAAAGCGGTCGTTAGTTGTCGTAGCGGACGGTGGCCGAACAAGTTGCCAACATGCAAGTTTAACTATCGTAAGCAACCCtaactattaatattaattaccttaatttaaaaatttaaaataaataaatttatttatttataacaAGATTCGATTTATTAAGTAAGTTAGTATTAGAGGCTAATAGATTTTTATTTTTCGGACGTTTTTGTGAACGTCAATCATCGAACTacagaaaataaaaaaattaccaacttattaattaatatatatattaattaatcacataACTTATTTTAAATACACTAATATAATTGTATTGACCAATTGTTTGCAGGACGATGTTACGCAAAGTTTCCTCCTGCACCGCAGTTTGGCTACATTCTGAAGCAAAAATATCGTGACAAAGCGACTGCATGCTACAAGTGTGAAAAAGGTTACAAGCTTGTGGGACCATCGACTATCGTATGCACTGCCAAGAAAGGACTACAACTATACAACAAAGCTCCGCCACAATGCCATCTTGGTACATCAAGATAATATGTGCTTTACCATCAGTGCATGGTGTAGCTAAGTGATATTCATGTTGTATAGACGTAAATACTGAAAAAACGTGCAGCTTCAGCTCGTACGACAGCGGCTGTCAGTATCTTACTGACAGCGAAAGGCCAAACAGATGGCAACTAGAGGTGCAGAAGTGCGTACGGAAGCAGCAACAGTTTCAATTTACGACCAAGCAAAAGCCCATCTTGGCAATAAGACTGAGAAATTCAAGTTTGAGTGTTGATCCGTTAATggaaaaatttgaaaatttttcAGAAACGCCAACACCGACGCCAACACCGtctgtttattattattattactatggCAGGTATGGGAGGAATGCCGACTCGAAGACGTGCAGGAAAAATTTCAGGAATGCGACGGCCGTTCTTGTGTTGCGCCCTGCACTTGTCGTGAAGAGAGCTACACATCCGAGCGTCTTAGTGGACGAGATACTTGAAGTCGGTGTACTAGGAATATCGGTGGCTCATTTCATCAAGTTTACTATCGAGGCTCCACTACATGCGGTAGCATACGGGTTACAGGTGTCCGGCCATTGCCTTCCAGACCCACCCGGTAGCTTGTACCTTGCGTATACCCTGCCTCCTTCACCCCACAGTGCCGTTCATAGAGATTTCTGCATCAAGCTACGTAATCGAGTCCGCTGCAGCTCACGACGCAATTTCCACTTCTTTGTCAGAATTCGCTTTTTGGCTTTGTTTCGACCGAGCATACCGAGCGACGCAGGTGTACTCAGAATAACTCCAAAAGGGGCATCTCGTTCAGTCTGTGCTGGTAAGCAGATCTAAGTAATGCCAAAATTACTTGTTTACTaccaaatgtttttgtatGCTCAAATATACgtgtgagcatgcgcattatATTTTATTTGGTTTATTAATATTGACTGTTAATGCACGAAAATGTACCCAATAAACCTCATCTAATACAACCAGCATGCTCGAAGTCGTTTATAAGCGATCAAACTTCGTAGGGTTCAAGTATGTAACAAGAATTACAGCTGTAAGTACAGAACAAAGCAAAAGTATGAACAGAACAAAAAAGTTCGATTCACAAAggtttaaaatttaaaattttaatctAATTTAAAAAGCATGACCACCAGACCAAAAATTGGTGCGAGCATTCCTTTCAATCAACAAACTTATTAATTCTtgtggcttaattaattgaattattAAGTTAAATGTGATTGTACAATGTAGTCTTACCAGTTGGGCAGTAAATGTAAGTTCTTTCGTAGGATTTAGTCAAGAAGACAATCCGTAGCTGCAAATTGGCTCttgctgtctttctgtccgaATTATCAATGTTCGTTTCGGTCGACCGATTGACTCTGTTGCTTGACGTTCGAGATTAGTATAGTATGATGGCTCTGCATGAGTTTCAATGAGAAGCTGCTGTCTTGTTGCGGCATTGTCTCTCTGCTGTAGAGATCACTGCAATTGCATAAAAATATCCAGACGCTAAATACAAGTGAGTGACACGATGTTTCAAGTTGTGGATAGCAGACGTGCGTCACGACTCGAGAGTCTGATCGTTCTTAGCGCGAAAACAATAGCGGACTGAAACGTTCTTATTTTGCACGACACACTTGTAGACTTTGCCATGCAGaagagcgcgcacacacgcacgcaagcgcgcacacacacacacacacacacacacacacacacacacacacacacgtgtacgtacgtacgtacgtacgcgCGGGCGCAGAGCCAAGCTGCAtgtactgcatgcatacaaatacTGAGTCTGTAATGTGAACCAACAAATTTGTCAGCAGAACTGTTTGGACTATGTTAGTAGCACGATCAGAGGCGCCTAGGCATTTTCCGTGTTGCCCGGAAATCCCTAGCTCTTCAACCACAATTTGCAAGTGAGAAGTATTGTGACATCTAATTGATCAGGCTGCACTCACCACACTATAGACACTATCTATACAGTATATGCAGATTGTTCTCCCCCACCATCAATTAATGCAAACaccaccggcgtagcgtggtcctcaaTTTAGGGGGgattttaataaattagacTGCAAACTACTGCCATTTTTCTTGCAAAGCCACTCCCGGTTTTTGCTTTTTACTTTCTCGCTCACAGTTTGTAGACATGTAAGTAAAGAgtattgatttcaatttacaaataaactgcGGGACTGAGTGTCGTCAGTGTGCGTAAACTGTTATAGTGCGTGCCAAAAGGTTTTCAAGGCTCGCTGCTGTCGTCAAACTAGATGGCATCTCGAtgcaatagaatctagaataCTAATTCAGAGCAAACCGGTGTTGACCAATTTTATCATTCGCTTAATTAATGTAGCGAGCAATAGGTCTGGCTAGTTAGCTATAGAATAACCTGAGCAcaaagtggagaaagtacggagtgcaagcaaatcgtTAGGTAGTGGAGCCGCTGGAGATCCCCTTCTCCAGTCAATCAGGTTGTCgaccttaattaatagactTACTTGAAAAATAGTTGATGTGGATAGGCTTTTGCCTATTTCATGCGGTCTGTTTTTACTCTGCCAAACAAAAGCTTTGAAAGTGATGGGAACGCGCACTTTACGTGTCAATGACTTCTCGACACTGTtatatcatactgaaatgatgatggtATGTATTATCAAACAGGTATACTATAATCAACGTCGTCGTCAACATTACATACTACTCTACGATTAATTTTTAAGTGGACTGTTTAGTAACATAATTATAAAGTTTTGCTTGAACCGGAGTGCCACACCCAAAATGTTTgagggctatagccccccaGCTCCCCAGCCTCCCAGTCCCCCCAGCCTCCCATcccccgacgctacgccggtgcaAACACCCTCGATAGCTATTCACGTACCCTAGAAGCACCCAAGCGTTTACTTGATTGCCAAATCGTTGGTGGCTTTTTCTGGCTAGGCAGTATTCTAGACTTTGCTACAGATGCTCGTCTCTAAATAGACTGAGCGTCCAAGAGACCAAATCTGACACCAGCAGACCTACACGTCTGCATATGACGCTGAGTATGGCGTGTTATATAactagcagtgtcaaaattaCGCCGGTAGTATCTCTGACTAGCTGATGAGCAGAGTACTCTGGGATGCGTCACTCAGCATCTAGGAACGTTGTTGCATTTTATTAGTGAGGCCTAGAATCTCCTTTTATTCATAAACAGTgcatgctagaatgtataaaaGCAGATCCTATAGTAAGCCTTCCCATTCACAATCagcacatacatatatacagactacATTAGTAACTTGCATGCAGTATCAGAAGTAAAGATCTCTAGGATTGCCTAGTAACGATCTAATACGAAAACTATATAAGCATGGCTCTGGTAAGCACATTGTTGAGTCCTAGTAAACAATTGACAAGGTACTATAACTATAGGGTACTGTACTAGCACCCTATCGGTTGGCCTCCGCAAGTTTGGAAGCTCAACGACGCCACATGCAGTGTAGATAGAACCTAACAATCTAAGACATCAACACGACTGACGTGCGtgttaattacttatttactaATATAAACTAAAATGATGGATGACACCGTGACATAACATGAcatttcagagaaaaagtcgACCAGAATTAGCCAGTTTGCTAGCCAGTTTGCATTACGTAGGCGTCGGCAAGCACCAAACTTCTAGAATATTTCTGAATTTTGGCTCCAAATCCGGACAGCCTTACACTGCGACTCATAAAAGTGTTTCAAACTATTCTAGAAAACGTTACTGTTCCAGTTGAACACAGAAAAACTCTCAGCGCGTCACGCGACAAACTCCACCTACCCGAATTGCGTCACTGAACGACGTGGCCACAAAGCCAAGTACGAACGGTAATAGTTTAAGGTCATTGCTTTACCGTGTGGCCagctgcatgtatacataGAGTACCAGGAAATCGGATTGCGGCTTTGTCGTAGATCTAGCAGATCCAGGAAGGATGACAGACAGGATGTGGACAAAAGCAATCggacggggacacacacacacacacacacacacacacacacacacacacacacacacacacacacacacacacacacacacacacacacacacacacacacacacacacacacacacacacacacgttggTGCTCGGCACCGCACCACTGTAACGACGGCTACATATTTACTTCCAGGAATGCAAGTCGCTATTGTATCATTGGAACCCACGCATAGAACGCATGTGCGTTAGCTGGATGTGGTTGCGGTCGACACTGTACTGAACGGATGCACTTTGAAGTCTTTCGTATGTTTTCGTCCATCTATCTACAAGCGTTTACGCACGCCTTCAAAACCCACTTTCTCTTGCTCCTAATAATTAGTATCATTGTACTGATTGCCTAAGTAGAGATCACCATGCACGGGCACATAACAGGAAGTTTCCCATCAATTTGTGGAAAACTATGACGGAGAGGTAGTAGATCCAATGATGTCACGCAGTTATCTATTGATGTCATGCAATTACTGCTACCTTATTTCATGCGTCCATAACCGCTCTTGAGCAGTcgtactgtacatgcagtgGCACTGTGATGATCATGATTGAGTCGAGTGCAGCAGCCATTTTATCGCTGGCAGTTGTTCTATTGGCTGTAAGTGTGGATACAGTCGAGCCACTGCTCTTCCCGGTCCCCGATCCGTTCAAGACCGTGACGGACCTTAACCAGAACGTCTCTAGTATCAAACAGATCGTCAGTGATAACCTACCCGGTGTGTATAAATATGAAACAATACACAGAGAGATAGTGTTTGTATctaaaatttctatttttcagGCAATTGTTCGCACAATCTTCCTCCTCCGCCGGTTGGAGGCGTCCGCTTCACACCGTCCACGTCGGGCTCTGTTGCCAGACTTTCCATCAACTACTCATGCGAAGAGGGATACGATTTAGTCGGCAACTCTATCATCCATTGCCGTGACGGACAGTGGCCAACCGACCTGCCACGTTGCCGGATTAACATAGGCAAGCAACATAAAGAAAAtccaattattattattgattataattataacagtattatattattattttatattgtgtcagattaattaacatagaCAAGTAACACAAAGAAAAATcgaattattattattatagagTATGCGTCGTTTACACCCCTAGTATTCTCGTGCACAGGAGGATGCAGTAAGCTTACAACACTTTCTTGAAACATCTTGCATCAATGTTGGCTGAAAAGCTTAATTTCACATACAATATGACAATCAACtgggtatatatatatatatatatatatatatatatatatatatatatacatacatacatacatgatggcatgtccactgataacagacatacatacatacatacatacatacatacatacatacatacatacatacactgCAGAATCTGCTATGCACTTACTAGATCTGCTGTCATGGGCTTGAGAGAATGCAGACAAAGAAGAGTTTACAAATATGAAGGAGGCATCGAGCAAGCTGTGGCCACTAGCTGCCTAGCTCACTAACTCATTAGTAACTTTCTTTGCTAACAAAATAGTTTTCTCTCAGACTCTTTAGTTAGTTATTAGTATCTCATTGTACATGTAGCAGTATGGATGTAGTGCAAATCTATTCAAATATATGTTGTTTGAAGTACtaaaaatattattatattatattatattacattatattatattatattatattatattaattgtgTATTTCTAATGCAGACTATTGCTCTGCTCTGTTTCCTCCTGTGCCCTATTTTGGATCGATGCGTATAAGACAGAGTGAGCATGAAGTAACTGCGCTCTACGCGTGTGAGAGAGGCTACAGACGCAAAGGAGAGACGAATGTCACTTGTGCTGGAAGAAGCAGCTCAAGACGAACTACCAATGCTCGCCCACAATGCTTTCTTGGTGGGTTgtaactggtgtgtgtgtgtgtgtgtgtgtgtgtgtgtgtgtgtgtgtgtgtgtgtgtgtgtgtgtgtgcgcgtggtgtggtggtggtggtggtggtggtggtggtggtggtgtgtgtgtgtgtgtgtgtgtgtgtgtgtgtgtgtgtgtgtgtgtgtgtgtgtgtgtctgtctgtctgtctgtacgcgtgtgcgtgtgttgtgcatgAGGCTTGACTCAATTGCATCTCTTGTCTCCCTCTAGACGTGCGGATCCACAAAAACAAGGCAAAGACGTGTACTTTCAAGGCATCGGATACTCGTTGTCAGTATCTCACCGAACGAGAAAAACCAAACAAGTGGAGACTCGAGATGagaaaatgcaaacaaaaaccaaacaaGTACCGCCTCATCATCAAGAAAATGCCCATCCTCGATATCAGACTCAGAAATTCGAGTTCAAGTGTCGACCCTCTCTTGCAGAAATTTCGAGCACTACCGGCGACACCAAAGAAAGGAAATTCTAATATTAAAGAAACCCAAAAAACTCGTTTACCTACATGCCGGGAAAAGGCAAGACATTGGGAGGCCGTTCTAGATCTGCAGCCGGCTATGATCGTAAAACGATCTGCAAACGCGGGAGTCATTGTCGACAGTGTAGTTGAAGTCGGTGTGCTACGTAACTCGGTGGCTCATTTCATCAAGTTTACTATTGAGGCTCCGCTACATGCAGTAGCATACGGGTTACAAGTGTCCGGTCATTGCCTTCCAGACCCACCCGGTAGCCTGTACCTTACATATACCCTGCCTCCTTCACCTCACAGTGCCGTTCATAAAGATTTCTGCATCAGGCTACGTGATCGAGTCCGTTGCTCGCAGGGCATCTTCAACTTCTTTGTCAGAATTCGATTTCTGGCTTTGTTTCGACCGAGCATACCCAGTAGCGCGCGTGAAGTCAGAATGACTCCAAAGGGAGTATTTCCTTCAGTATGTAAAGGTAAGTTGCTTTACACTATAGTATAGCAatcactgtcacacactcaatgaGCTCTTTCCTATAGGATTTAATCAAGAAGACAATCCGTGAACGGTTACCACTGATTGCTGATTTCTTGCGCAGCTGCTATCTACACAACTAGACATTTTCAGACATAGTGGGGTCTTGCCTTACGCAAAGAACTCCATCATTAAAACgatttgctattaattaattaactattgattGTACTCTGCCTTCACTAATATATGAATTTATTAGAGTGATTTATGTTACTAGGTTAGATAGATAAAATTGTATTATGTTTTTAATACATTAGAACGGCAACAAAACTCTAAGCCCATCTACTTCTTTTGCTACGAATACAAACTTTCCATACCATCGCTACTATATACACTAGAGGCATTCTGATTCATTCATAATTGCTATGCATGTATTAAGTTCATGGCCGGCGGAGCACTCCAGCACACTCCAGGTGTTGGGTAAGCAAGGCAACCAAGCCCCGCCCACAGTAAATGTAAAAATAGCTAATTCATTTAATCACCAGAACCAATATTTCCGAAAATTCACGTCAAAAGCCGGTTGATGGAAGTCCCATTTTCCAAAGTTAGGTAGGCCGTGGCCGACCTAGCCCATCCTGGCCCTGATGTCATAGATGGAACCAGAACCATGATGAGCATCATGACCATATACTCAATTTTGAGCACGTGGCTCACACTTTAGGAAGTGAGTTCGCAGAaggtagtgtactgtacactcaaGATAAAAAGCGTACTGTCTGCTCACAAACAGAAATGAGCAACATCCGCCCATCACGAGTCAGATTCCTGGATCAACAATGACGTCTCGATTGTTTCGGTCGAGACGAGTTGCCCTGGGTCTCTTTTTCCTAGCTGGAACCATCCTGTGGCTAGGTTTTCCAACGTCGACCAAAGAGGGGAAGCCTGCCAGAGCTCGTGACAGAAAACCCGGACGCTTGAGTGGTTACATTTCAGCGCTAAACGACGAGCCACTGAAGTTGAGCTGCAAGTCTTGTGCTCTAGTATCAAGCTCGGGACGCGTACTTGGACAAAAGAAAGGATCGGAAATCGATGAAGCTGACTGTATGTTTCGAATGAATGCAACTCCAACGAAGGGATTTGAGATCGATGTAGGACACAAGACAACTGTTCGAGTTCTCTCCTACTTCAGTGTTCCAGTGAGTCTATTACATGCAACTCAGGATCTAAAATTCATTATTGCTTGGGGCTCCGATGAGGATCTGGGCAAGACAACATCAAAGTACAAAGAACTGGTGATGACAACTAAGAGGTATCGAATCGGATAGCATTGGGTTCCTTGATGACAACTGGCTGGTTTACATTTGATGTAATAACACTGGCATGTGCAAGGACAAAGGTCTATGGAATGATCCCAGCAAACTACTGCAGGTACAATGATACACAATCGTATTATACTGGATATTTACATTGACGAGTGTTTTGGTTAGCAAACTGAATGCTGTTCCTGCTCCGTTCCACTATTGGGATGCCCAAGTGGATGAATGCTCTTACTATGCCgaaatgaaaaacaaacaccaacaTGCCCATCGATTCATGAGTGAGAAAATAATTTTTGCACGATGggcagtcaaacacaacatgaCGTTTCATTCACCAGACTGGAATCCCAATGACTATGTCAGGAAAGAAACCAAATTTCCAATGCCTTAGTGCTAAATCTTACTAACAGCAACGTATTTAATAGATACATAAAATATATACTAGACTTtcatgttgatgttgatgattgACGTGAAAAGTCTCTGTGACGACTCTCGTTCTCCTCCACACTCTTTTCCAGTTTCTCTTTAAGCTTCTGCGCCCTCTTTTCCATATACTTAGCAATCAAGCCATCCTACAGTACGACTCTATGCTTACATTTTTAGAATTAGATTCCATTGTCATTGTTATCAACTGACTCTGTGAGTATGAAAACAAGAAGTGAAATCCTTGTGTTCTTCTGAACACGAGCCCGTCCACGACGACTTGAAACAACGAATCAAGCGCATGTGCTTCTCGTGACAGAGTTCGAGAGCTCTAAGGGATGGATATGAGAACGAGCGAAATTTAGTCATTCATGAATTGGTTAGAATACGCGACGTTTGGCGATACCTCAGTTTGATAGCTTCCATCACTTTTTCCTCGGCTTTGCTACGCCCAAACAGCTTCTTGACCATCGAGTCAGGATGATTGGGATCACTCGCGTCtgccgccattttgagaaGACTACATGCGCGGATGTAgtttcgcgtagccagaccctctccgccATCATACATGTACTTCCGGCGGAGAGAGACTAGCACGCATGTTTGTAGAGACACACAGTAGTAATGTCACTGTTTAAAATAAGTCAGCACAATTACTGCTTATAGCTGTACAGAACCGCAAGCGAAGACTACAGCTTGGCATGatttctaatttatttatgCCTGCACGTGCCAATGTCCCGGACAATGACTTACAGACTCTTTCGTCCACGACCAATCGTCGCTCTGGGTCTCTTTGTCCTAGCTGGAAGCGGCATTCTTATTCAGTGGCTACGCTTTCGAAGTCCGTCTGAAGGCGAGAAGGCCCCTAAGTCGTCAGAAGACGAATTGCCGCAATCACTTCGCCAAAACATCGGTAGCGACGGCGGGAAGCGAACCGAGAATGATGAACTACAGGAAAAGAAAACGACAACTGAGAACAGAGTGTTACACACTGCAGGACAGAATAGTTTAGTGAATCAAAATGGAAAGACCCCGGATATGGATGTGGTGATTGATTCCAAACCTGCTGAATCAGAGAAAAGTCAGAACGCAGATTTAGAGAGTGAAGAACGGGAGTCGCTTGAAACTCGTGATAGGTCTGCAGTTTTGAATGGCTACATGTCGGTGCTGGATGACAAGCCACTGACATTGAACTGCAAGTCGTGTGCTCTGGTGTCAAGCTCGGGACGCGTACTTGGGCAAAAGAAAGGATCAGAAATCGATGAAGCCGACTGTGTGTTTAGAATGAATGCAGCTCCAGCGAAGGGATTTGAGATCGATGTAGGACACAAGACGACTATTCGAGTTCTCTCTCAGTTCAGTGTTGCAGCGGGTATAACGCAGATAATTCGTGGCCAAGAGTCTCTAAGTTTCTTTATTAGTTGGGGCGCTGATAAACACTTGGGCAAGACAACACCAAAGTACAGGGAAATGGTGTCGACAGCCAACAAATATCCTCAAATCGGATTCTATCGATCATCCGATGAACATTATTGGTATCAAGACGAGATATTTGAAAAGGAGACAGGGCAAAAACGCATGTCGTCGGGTTCTTGGCTCACAACTGGCTGGTTTACGTTTGATGTAATGAAACAAGCATGTCCAACGACAAAGATCTACGGAATGGTTCCAGAAGACTTCTGCAAGTAATGATATGTACACAATCACATTGCATGGAACTTTGTCGAcggctgttgtgttgtatttagGAATCCAAAGGCTGTTCCTGCTTTGTATCACTATTGGGAACCTCATGGTGGGATGGAATGCTCTTACTATGCTAAGATGGAAAACAACCGCCGAGGTGCCCATCGATTTATGAGCGAGAAAACGATTTTTGCTCGATGGGCCGTCAAACACAACATGACGTTTCATTCACCAGACTGGAATCCCAACGACTACATTAAAAAAGACATCAAATTTCCTATgccttgattaattaatattagatCTCAGCAATGCTGTATATGTTACTGTAGATAGTTGAAATGGAAGAAACTCTTTGTGCTAACTATTTCTTATTGACACTCTTTCATTTTCCATTTtctctttattaattaagcttccGAGTTCTTTTTCATAATTGCACCACGTCATTCTTGTAGTAACTTCCCAACCTTTTTTAGTAGCTAGGTACGCACTGCCTCACGTGTGATTGGCTAACACCACTACTATCCCTTACCGTTACGTCATACGTCCGGTTTGAACTTTGATGTCGTTGTTCTCCGCTCATCATTATCCTACTGCATGTCGGTTGAGTAAAAAATGTCTATTCGTGATCGGCAGCAATCTGAATTTCTACAACTACTTGACTAAAACTTTAGACTAGACGACAGCCCCAGAGAGGGTCtggtgtacgaggctagaATTTCCGGGTGTGATAGTCTAAGAACAACGACATCCACCAGACCCTTCCCTGTCATTTAATTCTTCAAACGACTGTTTGTGTTTCCGATGTCCCGGACTACGCCTCAGCTGTACAGTGCTGTACTCTACAATGTACACCCCAGACAATGAGACTTGATCATGTTAGCTCTAGATCTGTACATGTGTCGTACCGTGGGCTAGTCGGTTGCA
This genomic window contains:
- the LOC134184441 gene encoding uncharacterized protein LOC134184441; this translates as MLKSTLCLLPFALLTVAQSTSYVPTTSYDVQDYGNCYSNLPRPPVGGEFRINAMKMGVVSLTYSCKSRYNLVGKAVVSCRSGRWPNKLPTCKFNYRRCYAKFPPAPQFGYILKQKYRDKATACYKCEKGYKLVGPSTIVCTAKKGLQLYNKAPPQCHLDVNTEKTCSFSSYDSGCQYLTDSERPNRWQLEVQKCVRKQQQFQFTTKQKPILAIRLRNSSLSVDPLMEKFENFSETPTPTPTPSVYYYYYYGRYGRNADSKTCRKNFRNATAVLVLRPALVVKRATHPSVLVDEILEVGVLGISVAHFIKFTIEAPLHAVAYGLQVSGHCLPDPPGSLYLAYTLPPSPHSAVHRDFCIKLRNRVRCSSRRNFHFFVRIRFLALFRPSIPSDAGVLRITPKGASRSVCAGFSQEDNP
- the LOC134184086 gene encoding alpha-N-acetylgalactosaminide alpha-2,6-sialyltransferase 3-like; this translates as MTSRLFRSRRVALGLFFLAGTILWLGFPTSTKEGKPARARDRKPGRLSGYISALNDEPLKLSCKSCALVSSSGRVLGQKKGSEIDEADCMFRMNATPTKGFEIDVGHKTTVRVLSYFSVPVSLLHATQDLKFIIAWGSDEDLGKTTSKYKELVMTTKRTKVYGMIPANYCSKLNAVPAPFHYWDAQVDECSYYAEMKNKHQHAHRFMSEKIIFARWAVKHNMTFHSPDWNPNDYVRKETKFPMP
- the LOC134185032 gene encoding uncharacterized protein LOC134185032 gives rise to the protein MAADASDPNHPDSMVKKLFGRSKAEEKVMEAIKLRALELCHEKHMRLIRCFKSSWTGSCSEEHKDFTSCFHTHRDGLIAKYMEKRAQKLKEKLEKSVEENESRHRDFSRQSSTST
- the LOC134184465 gene encoding alpha-N-acetylgalactosaminide alpha-2,6-sialyltransferase 3-like, whose amino-acid sequence is MSRTMTYRLFRPRPIVALGLFVLAGSGILIQWLRFRSPSEGEKAPKSSEDELPQSLRQNIGSDGGKRTENDELQEKKTTTENRVLHTAGQNSLVNQNGKTPDMDVVIDSKPAESEKSQNADLESEERESLETRDRSAVLNGYMSVLDDKPLTLNCKSCALVSSSGRVLGQKKGSEIDEADCVFRMNAAPAKGFEIDVGHKTTIRVLSQFSVAAGITQIIRGQESLSFFISWGADKHLGKTTPKYREMVSTANKYPQIGFYRSSDEHYWYQDEIFEKETGQKRMSSGSWLTTGWFTFDVMKQACPTTKIYGMVPEDFCKNPKAVPALYHYWEPHGGMECSYYAKMENNRRGAHRFMSEKTIFARWAVKHNMTFHSPDWNPNDYIKKDIKFPMP
- the LOC134184801 gene encoding uncharacterized protein LOC134184801, which translates into the protein MIMIESSAAAILSLAVVLLAVSVDTVEPLLFPVPDPFKTVTDLNQNVSSIKQIVSDNLPGNCSHNLPPPPVGGVRFTPSTSGSVARLSINYSCEEGYDLVGNSIIHCRDGQWPTDLPRCRINIDYCSALFPPVPYFGSMRIRQSEHEVTALYACERGYRRKGETNVTCAGRSSSRRTTNARPQCFLDVRIHKNKAKTCTFKASDTRCQYLTEREKPNKWRLEMRKCKQKPNKYRLIIKKMPILDIRLRNSSSSVDPLLQKFRALPATPKKGNSNIKETQKTRLPTCREKARHWEAVLDLQPAMIVKRSANAGVIVDSVVEVGVLRNSVAHFIKFTIEAPLHAVAYGLQVSGHCLPDPPGSLYLTYTLPPSPHSAVHKDFCIRLRDRVRCSQGIFNFFVRIRFLALFRPSIPSSAREVRMTPKGVFPSVCKGFNQEDNP